The Pyxidicoccus sp. MSG2 DNA segment GTTGTCCAAATCCCGCTTGCGCCCGCCCACGAAGGGCAGGTCCAGCCAGGTCAGCGTGACGCCCAGGTCCCAGTCCTTCTCCAGCGAGGCGCTCCGGTGCGCCAGCGCCGCCAGGTTGCTGGGGAAGCCCGCGGCGCCCTCGGCGATGCCCACGTACGCGCCGCCCAGCGCCACCACGCGCGCCGAGCCCAGCAGCGCGCCGGGGTTGAAGTACAGCCGCTCCGGGCGCGGCGCCTGGGGCTCTTCGTCCTGCGCCCACGCCGCCGGAGCCCCGCACAGCACCGCGGCGCAGAGCAGGACCCACCCATACGTGCGTGCCCCGGTGCTCACTTCGCCCGCACCACCTCCGCGAAGAGGCGGTCGGCCTCGGCGGCCAGGCCGGTGTCGCGGAAGGTGAGGCCCCCGGCGTCGTGGGTGACGAGCGCCAGCGTCACCTTCCTCCAGCGGATGTCGATGTCCGGGTGGTGGTTCTCCTTCTCCGCCGCCTGCGCCACCTTCTCCACGAAGGCGATGCCGGCGAGGAAGGAGGGCGCCTCGTACGTGCGGCGAATCATCCCGCCCTCGTGCTTCCACTCGGGATGCTGGGAGAGGAAGGACTGGAGCGCCTCGGGAGCGAGCAGCGTGCGGTCATAGGCCATGACCGCTTTCTACCCGCTCCCGCGCCCGAGGGAAGCCGTCAGTGCCGCGCCGTCAGCGGGTGGACGACCGCGGGTACACCACCAGACCCGCCCCATCAGAAGCCTTCACCCAGATGAAGTGTTCATGGATGTGGGGCTGCTCGCTCCCTGTCGGCGAGGGCGTCATCTCCAGCACCACCCGCCCGGTTTCAGTGTTCCAGCGCGGTGCCACGTAGGCTCCGGAGTTGCCCAGCGCTGCCATCTGCGGCAGAGAGGGGCCCGGGCGCAGCGGGGGCGGGATGCTGGGGAACTGTCCTTCCAGCGACAACGAGCCGGTCTCCGCCAGCCGGTCGCCGGTGACGGCGAAGCGGCGGAGTATCTCCAGCAGCAGCGGCGACGAGGTGTCGAAGGTCCGGGTCCACACCACGCCTTCCTCGTACCCCACGGGCTCGCCCGACACGTCCTGGCAGGGCTCGCCCGGCACGGAGACGTAGCCTCCCGCGGTGCCGGGCTGGAACGGACAGGCCTGGGTCCGCGGCTCGAAGGTCCTCGGGTCCTGAATCATGCTCACCACGAGCAGCCGGGGGCCCGCGCGCACCAGAACCCGCCCACGGAGTCGTTGCCGAAGTAGCGCGTGCCTCCCCCCGAACGCACCCACGCCGCCGTGGGCCCGGTGGCGATGCCCCCGGCCTCGGTGAAGGTGTAGCGGTGCAGCAGCGAATCGCTCAGCAGCACCAGCTCATCCGGAGTGGCGAGCCGAGCGTGGGGACCCGGGTACTGGGAGTTGGTCGGGCTCGCGCCGGCAGGGTAGGGCGCGGTGCCGGCGGGCTCGAGCGCACCGGTGCCCGTGTCGACGTAGCGGCGCACCGTGTCCCCGTCCACCGTCCACACCACGTCTCCCGCCACCGCCGCGGTGACCGGCCGGGTGCTGAGGGACTGGGGCTCCGTGTCCGACTCCCGCCAGGCCTGGTTGCCACACACCCAGGTGCCCTTCGTGGTGCGGTCCAGGTTCAGGCACGACGCGGAGAAGGGGACGCGCGCCAGCTCGGGTTCGCCACGGCGGTCCTTCACGATGAAGACGCCGAACTGGTGGAGGCTGCCCACCGGCGCGAAGGAGACGATGACGTGGTGGCGCCCCTCCACCGTGCCCGCGAAGCGGATGGTGGCCAACCTTCCACCCGGGTCCAGCACCGCCGTGGCGGGCACGGGCCGGTTCTCCGGGTCCTTGACCTCCACGGTGACGGACTCCGGCGCCCGCACCACCCCGTCCGCGTTGCAGGCCTTGACCAGGTCGGCGAGGACGTCGAAGGCCACCTCCTCGCCCACGCCGAAGACGCGCGTAGCCGTCCGCGGCGGTGCAGTGCCTCCCAAGCACTGCACGGGCTCACCCGGGCAGCCGGTGCCACCGCCCAGCGCGAGCAGGGCGGCCAGAAGGCCCATCCAGCGCGGGGCCTTCATCACGCCCGCTCCACCGCTCGCTTCCACTTGGCCAGGTGCCGCTCGCGCACGTCGCCCTTCATCTTCGGCTTGAACACCTTGTCCGCCTTCCACGCGCGGCGGATGGCGTCCGGGCTGTCCCAGACGCCCGCGCCCAGGCCGCCGAGGAACGCGGCGCCCAGGCTGGTCGTCTCCAGATTGCGCGGCCGCACCACCGGCACGCCGAGGATGTCCGCCTGGTACTGCATGAGGAGGTTGTTGGCCGCCGCGCCGCCGTCCACCTTGAAGACGGGGATGTCCCGCCCGCTGTCGCGGCGCATGGCGTCCGCGAGGTCATGCAGCTGCAGGGCGATGCCCTCCAGCAGCGCGCGTGCGAGGTGGGCCACGGTGGTGGAGCGGTCGATGCCGGCGAAGAGGCCGCGCGCCTCGGGACGCCAGTGCGGCGCGCCCAGGCCCGCCAGCGCGGGGACGAACACCACGTCCCCGGAGTCCTTCACCGTGGCTGCGAGCGCCTCGATGTCCGGCGCGCGCTTGATGACCTTGAGCCCGTCGCGCATCCACTGCACCGCGGCGCCGGCGATGAAGCTGCTGCCCTCCAGCGCGTACGTGGTGGTGCCGGTGCCGCCCAGCCGCCACGCCACCGTGGTGAGCAGCCCGGAGTTGGAGCGCACCGGCGTGGTGCCGGTGTTCATCAAGAGGAAGGCGCCGGTGCCGTACGTGCACTTGGACTCACCGGGCTCGAAGCAGGCCTGCCCGAAGAGGGCCGCCTGCTGGTCTCCGGCCATGCCCGCCACGGGCACGCCGTCCGGCAGGCTGCGCATGCCGCGCGTGGTGCCATACACCTCCGCGGAGCCGCGAATCTGCGGCAGGCACGCGGCCGGCACCGACAGCAGCGAGCGCATGTCGTCGCTCCACTGCAGCGTGGTGAGGTCCATCAGCAGCGTGCGGCTGGCGTTGGACACGTCGGTGACGTGCGCGGAGCCGCCGGTGAGCTTGTAGACGAGCCACGTGTCGATGGTGCCGAAGCACACGTCGCCCTTCTCCGCGCGGGCGCGCGCGCCCTTCAGGTGCTCGAAGAACCAGGTGAGCTTCGTGCCGGAGAAGTACGGGTCCACGACGAGCCCCGTCACCTCGCGCACGCGCGGCTCCACGCCCTTCTCCTTGAACCGCCGGCACATCTCCGACGTGCGTCGGTCCTGCCAGACAATCGCCTTCGCCAGCGGCTTGCCGGTGCCGCGCATCCACAGGCCGGTCGTCTCACGCTGGTTGGTGATGCCCACCGCGGAGATGTCACGGCCGTTGAGGCCCGCGTCCTTCAGCGCGCGGGCGATGCACCACTCGCTGGTGGCCCAGATTTCGTCCAGGTCGTGCTCCACCCAAGAGGGCTTGGGGAAGTGCTGGGTGAACTCCTTGTAGGAGCGGCCCACCACCTGGAGCTTCGAGTCGAGGATGGAGACGTGGGTTCCGGTGGTGCCCTGGTCCAGGGCCAGCACGTACTTCGCCTTCGGCATGGGGTGAGTCCTCCCAACGGCAGACGGCCAGATGGGAGGAACCTACTCCAGCCTGGGGGCCGGACAGGCGAGGTTCCTGTCCGGCGGTGGCGGGTAGCCGACGGGGCGACGGTTGCCGAAGAAGCGGCGCACCCTCCAGGGCCTGCTGGCGGCCCTGGAGGCAGGCCCCCTCACTTGCCGGTGTAGATGCCGATGGCGCCCCGGCGGACGATGTTGCCCGCCGAGTCCCGGGAGGCGCTGAAGGCCACCAGCACCTTGCGGGTGTTCCCGCTGCCCGCAATCCGGATGTCCCAGACGGGCAGGCCGGAGAGGCTGCCCAGTACGCTGTTGTGGCTGACGAAGCTGCCCTCGGCGTGCATCCGCATCAGGCCGCGGCCCCAGCGGTGGCCAATCCACAGGCTGCCGTCGCGCGGGTCCCGTTCGATGGAGGAGATGAAGTGGTCCTGCGCGCCGTCCAGGTAGTACGCCGTCACCTGTCCCGCGTCGTTCATCTTCGCCAGGCCCCACGCGAAGCTGGAGAACCACACCGTGCCATCCGGCATGAGCACCAGGTCGCTGACGAGGTCGTCCTTGCGCTGCTCGCGGGTGGGAATCTGCGGCTCGGCCACCGCGTCCGGCCAGAGGTCGATGCGGTTGGCCTTGTACTTCTTCTCCTCTGACTGCTTGCGCGCCATCTCGAAGTTCCACGGCGCGCCGGTGCCGACGTGGCCCACCGCGTTGGTCATGATTTTGAAGCGCGAGCTGCGGATGTGCGTGCCCATCCAGACGTCGCCGTCGGGCCGCACCGCCACGCCCCACACGTCCCCCGCGAGCCGGTGGTCCTCGCTGGTGTTGTCGTCGCTCATGGCGATGGCCGGGTGGACGTGCTCCATGACGCCGAACTTGCAGCGCTGGCGCGTCTCGCGGCCCGTCTCGTTCCCCTGCGCGTCCTTGTAGATGTAGACCCACTCGTTGGCGGCGCGAACCGCCGGGTCCTGGCACTCCGTGCCGCCCTCGTAGTTCGGCTCACCCCAGGCCAGGCCGTGGTTGGAGGCGAACCAGAGGCTGTTGCGCTGCTTGTCCCAGAGGATGCGATTCACGGAGCAGAGCTTCTCGCGGTGGCCGTAGCCGGGCACCGTGTGCTCCACCGAGTGGATGTCGTAGTGCACCACGCGCAGCGTGCCGTCGTCCTGGAGCAGCACGCGGTCCGCGTCGCCGCTCTTGTAGATGGCGGGGTCTTCGTACTCACCGGGGACCTTGTAGAACTCGCTCTCGCAGTTGGGGCGGCCCTCGTAGCCGACCCAGACGGTGCCCGCGGGGCCGCCCGTCACCGCCGTCACCTTGAGGTAGCGCTTCTCCGGCGCGGGGTCCTTGCCCTTCCACGGCGCCCACGGCTTCAGGCCGTCCGCCATGGTGTAGCAGCGGAAGGTGGCCGCGCCCGGACGCAGCAGGCACAGGCCGTCCTCGCCGCCGGCCACCCAGAGGTTGCCGCCCTCGTCCTCGGTGACGCCGAGCACCTCGCGCGGCGCGCCCTCGGCGGCGCCGTAGAAGCGCCAGTCCTTCGCGCTCGGCGGCACGTTTTCGCCGCCGTTCGGATTGCCCGTGCCGCCATCCGGCGTGCCGGAGTCGGGTGTGCCGGAGTCCGGCGTGCCCGAGTCGGGCGTCCCCGCATCGGGCTCCTCCTTCGGAGGCGGGTCCTCTTCTTCCTTCGGAGGCGGGTCTTCCTCGTCGGGAGGCGGGTCCTCCTCGTCGGGAGGCGGAGTCGAGTCGTCCCCGGGACTCTCGTCGGGATTCCCCGAAGGGTCCTCCACGGCGGGACGGGTCTCCGGTGTGCCGCCTCCGTCGCACGCCACCCACAACGCTGCTCCCAGCAACCCCGCCCACCACCTGCTTCGTCCAAGCCAGCGCATACCCGGGTCTGCCTCCAACGTCCGACGGCGGACGTTCCACTCATAGCCACTGAGCCCAGAGGCAAGCGGGGTGCCAGGGCTTGACGCGGGGTGAAGGGCGCTACACGCCGCAGCGAGAGAAGCGCGCGGGGTGGAGTAGGGCGCCGCGTTTCCCACGCGAGGAAGTCCCGCGCCTGACCCGGCGGGGCTGGAGGTCCGTCCACCGGGCGCGCGGCCGTTGGCGGATGGGAACAAATCCACGGCGGATGCGCGCAAGCGCGCCATGAGCCCGGAAGGCATCTTCCGCCTCGCTCGCCGGGACATGTGGTCCCGGCACTTCGACACGAGGACTGGGAACATGGCCTTCACGATGAAGCAGGTGGTGCTGTCGCTGGGTGCGGTGCTGGTGGTGGGGTGCGCGGGCTCGAGGGCAAACCTCGCGGACGCGGACGTGGCCCGGTACACGAGCGACGCGAGCGCGTTCGACACGCACTCGTTCTTCTATGACACGGGCGCGGAGGTGGTGGTCTTCGACGCGCAGTTCACCGAGGCACAGGCGGAGAAGGTGCTCGCCGCCATCCGGGCGAAGACGGGCAACCCCATCCGCTACGTGGTGGTGACGCATCCGAATCCGGACAAGTTCAACGGCGTGGGCGTCTTCCAGCGCGAGGGCGCGAAGGTGGTGGCGAGCGAGGCCACCGCCGCGGCCATCCCCGCCGTCCACGCGTACAAGAAGTACTTCTGGGTGAACGTGGTGAAGGCCTTCACGGAGGAGACGTACCCCGCGCAGGCGAAGGTGGACGTCACCTTCAGCGGCACGTACGCGCTGCCGCTGGAGGGCGGGGCGAAGGTGGAGCTGTCCGAGCTGAAGCACGCGGGCGTCACCACGACGCAGACGGTGGCGTACGTACCGGGCCGCAAGGCGCTCATCGTCGGGGACCTGGTGCACCACAAGGCGCACGCGTGGCTGGAGGGCGGCCTGCGCGACGGCAAGGCGGTGCCGGACGTGGACGCGTGGAAGGCGGCGCTGGACGAGCTGGCCGCGTGGCCCGACGCCACGGTGTACGGCGGACGTGGCGAGGCCGCGCCGGTGGCGGAAGCCATCGCCGCTGAGAAGCGCTACCTGGACGGCATGGTGACGCTGGTGAATGCGTACGCGGCGGAGCTGGGGGGCCGCAAGGCGGAGCTGTGTGGTGACGCGGCGGCTCCGCACTACGCGGAGCTGGAGCAGCGCGCGGCGGCGGCCTTCCCCGAGTACACGCTGAAGTACATGGTGGGCTACGGCGTGTACGGGCTGGTCAACCGCCTCGCCTGCGGCGGGTAGCGGGGGCGGCCCGGGGCGGCAGCGTCACGCCCCGGGCGACGCGCTGGCGGAAGTCGCGGGGACGCTCGCCGGTGAAGGCTGTGAAGGCGTGGGTGAAGGCGGCGAGGCTCTCGAAGCCCACCGCGTAGGCCGTCTGGGTGACGCGGGCGCCGTCCTCGGCCAGCAGCTCCATGGCGCGCAGCATGCGGGCGTCGTGGAGGAAGCGGCGCCACGAGGTGCCGGCCTCGTCCTCGAAGCGGCGCGCGAGGGTGCGCTGGGACAATCCCGCCGCCTTCGCCGCGCCCGCGAGGGTGGCGGGGCCGGTGAGCCGGGACAGCGTGTATGTCATTGCCTTCTCAAGCTCCGGCGTGCGGGCGCGAGGCAGCCTCCACTCGCGAGGTTCCGCGGCCCACTCGGCGAGCAGGTGGGCGAGCGCGGAGAAGAAGCTCTCCGCCACCGCGTCGCGGGGTGGGCGCTCCGGTCCCCAGCGGGTGGAGTAGTGCAGCATCTCCCGCGCGAGCGGCGGCAGGACGAAGACGCGGCACTCCCCCTCCGGCGCGGCGGGCACGCGCGAGGGCTCCAGGTACACGGTGCACAGCGTGGCGGGCTGTGTGGCGCGCACGCGGTGGCGGGTGCCTCCCGCGAGCCAGGCGGCGCGCTGCGGCGGCAGCAGCCACTGCGCGTGCGCCACCTCCAGGTGGAGCGCGCCCCGTGCCGCATAGAGGAGCTG contains these protein-coding regions:
- a CDS encoding 4a-hydroxytetrahydrobiopterin dehydratase; translated protein: MAYDRTLLAPEALQSFLSQHPEWKHEGGMIRRTYEAPSFLAGIAFVEKVAQAAEKENHHPDIDIRWRKVTLALVTHDAGGLTFRDTGLAAEADRLFAEVVRAK
- the glpK gene encoding glycerol kinase GlpK codes for the protein MPKAKYVLALDQGTTGTHVSILDSKLQVVGRSYKEFTQHFPKPSWVEHDLDEIWATSEWCIARALKDAGLNGRDISAVGITNQRETTGLWMRGTGKPLAKAIVWQDRRTSEMCRRFKEKGVEPRVREVTGLVVDPYFSGTKLTWFFEHLKGARARAEKGDVCFGTIDTWLVYKLTGGSAHVTDVSNASRTLLMDLTTLQWSDDMRSLLSVPAACLPQIRGSAEVYGTTRGMRSLPDGVPVAGMAGDQQAALFGQACFEPGESKCTYGTGAFLLMNTGTTPVRSNSGLLTTVAWRLGGTGTTTYALEGSSFIAGAAVQWMRDGLKVIKRAPDIEALAATVKDSGDVVFVPALAGLGAPHWRPEARGLFAGIDRSTTVAHLARALLEGIALQLHDLADAMRRDSGRDIPVFKVDGGAAANNLLMQYQADILGVPVVRPRNLETTSLGAAFLGGLGAGVWDSPDAIRRAWKADKVFKPKMKGDVRERHLAKWKRAVERA
- a CDS encoding MBL fold metallo-hydrolase encodes the protein MAFTMKQVVLSLGAVLVVGCAGSRANLADADVARYTSDASAFDTHSFFYDTGAEVVVFDAQFTEAQAEKVLAAIRAKTGNPIRYVVVTHPNPDKFNGVGVFQREGAKVVASEATAAAIPAVHAYKKYFWVNVVKAFTEETYPAQAKVDVTFSGTYALPLEGGAKVELSELKHAGVTTTQTVAYVPGRKALIVGDLVHHKAHAWLEGGLRDGKAVPDVDAWKAALDELAAWPDATVYGGRGEAAPVAEAIAAEKRYLDGMVTLVNAYAAELGGRKAELCGDAAAPHYAELEQRAAAAFPEYTLKYMVGYGVYGLVNRLACGG
- a CDS encoding AraC family transcriptional regulator → MPKPLVDVDAVPASAFCLTDELTPFASGWHAHRRHQLLYAARGALHLEVAHAQWLLPPQRAAWLAGGTRHRVRATQPATLCTVYLEPSRVPAAPEGECRVFVLPPLAREMLHYSTRWGPERPPRDAVAESFFSALAHLLAEWAAEPREWRLPRARTPELEKAMTYTLSRLTGPATLAGAAKAAGLSQRTLARRFEDEAGTSWRRFLHDARMLRAMELLAEDGARVTQTAYAVGFESLAAFTHAFTAFTGERPRDFRQRVARGVTLPPRAAPATRRRRGG